A region of Culicoides brevitarsis isolate CSIRO-B50_1 chromosome 1, AGI_CSIRO_Cbre_v1, whole genome shotgun sequence DNA encodes the following proteins:
- the LOC134827272 gene encoding dynein axonemal light chain 4 isoform X2: MEDAPKTEGEGDKKIIHVYPLVKHSDMNEEMRAEAIEISITACEKYAPNYEVAAKTIKETMDKKFGSYWHVVVGEGFGFEVSYETKHILYLFFGGNLAIVVWKL; the protein is encoded by the exons ATGGAAGACGCACCGAAAACCGAAGGCGAAggcgacaaaaaaatcattcacgtCTATCCCTTAGTTAAG CATTCCGACATGAATGAAGAAATGAGAGCGGAGgcaattgaaatttcaatcaCTGCATGTGAAAAATATGCCCCGAATTATGAG GTGGCGgcaaaaacaattaaagaaacaatggataaaaaattcgGTTCCTACTGGCACGTCGTGGTGGGCGAGGGATTTGGCTTTGAGGTTTCATACGAGACAAAGCACATCCTTTACTTGTTTTTCGGCGGAAATTTAGCGATTGTCGTTTGGAAAT tataa
- the LOC134827272 gene encoding dynein axonemal light chain 4 isoform X1: protein MEDAPKTEGEGDKKIIHVYPLVKHSDMNEEMRAEAIEISITACEKYAPNYEVAAKTIKETMDKKFGSYWHVVVGEGFGFEVSYETKHILYLFFGGNLAIVVWKCS, encoded by the exons ATGGAAGACGCACCGAAAACCGAAGGCGAAggcgacaaaaaaatcattcacgtCTATCCCTTAGTTAAG CATTCCGACATGAATGAAGAAATGAGAGCGGAGgcaattgaaatttcaatcaCTGCATGTGAAAAATATGCCCCGAATTATGAG GTGGCGgcaaaaacaattaaagaaacaatggataaaaaattcgGTTCCTACTGGCACGTCGTGGTGGGCGAGGGATTTGGCTTTGAGGTTTCATACGAGACAAAGCACATCCTTTACTTGTTTTTCGGCGGAAATTTAGCGATTGTCGTTTGGAAATGTTCGTAA
- the LOC134837350 gene encoding neuropeptide Y receptor type 2-like gives MSQSTTSIASTLLTNKSMTTQPITVATMSSTGIDAIRLVSSSLYDNDTFSSISPTVSLTTTPLPYNDSCGNSSRSDFIQNEAVQAIFCVLYGSIFILGIFGNALVCYVVFRNKAMQTVTNLFITNLALSDILLCVLAVPFTPLYTFLGRWIFGVPLCHIVPYAQGCSVYISTLTLTSIAIDRFFVIIYPFHPRMKLSTCIGIIIFIWVISLLVTFPYGLYVKVADYNGTKYCEEHWPSEEIRKVFSSTTSTLQFVLPFVIIAFCYICVSVRLNDRTRARPGNTNSRREEQDRDRKKRTNRMLIAMVAIFGISWLPLNVVNILNDFESYINCWRYYNVLFFISHLTAMASTSYNPFLYAWLNENFRKEFKQVLPCFDPSRGRTANGSGGKGAWRSERTCNGNNDTVQESLLPSSCLKGMEIKPRDPAKEAGMRASIRSSARTTDTILLSEVTPPPPPVQSQGTIMLPSGVLETPFESNTGTTTGRNGVGNGGLISPIEPTKLSSTDTSTSIILLDTQPPDEKSEKSSLDQIL, from the coding sequence ATGTCACAATCAACGACTTCCATCGCATCGACATTGTTGACGAACAAAAGCATGACCACACAACCAATTACTGTTGCAACAATGTCATCAACTGGCATCGACGCAATCCGATTAGTGTCATCGTCATTGTACGACAACGATACCTTTTCCAGCATTTCACCCACGGTATCGCTTACCACAACGCCGCTGCCCTACAACGATTCGTGCGGCAACAGTTCCCGCTCCGACTTTATACAAAACGAAGCGGTGCAAGCGATATTTTGTGTCTTGTACGGATCGATATTCATTCTCGGCATTTTCGGCAATGCCCTCGTATGCTACGTGGTGTTCCGCAACAAAGCCATGCAAACCGTCACTAATTTGTTCATAACTAATTTGGCGTTGTCCGATATCCTGTTATGCGTACTTGCAGTGCCCTTTACTCCGTTGTACACATTTCTGGGCCGCTGGATATTCGGTGTGCCGTTATGTCACATCGTGCCCTATGCACAAGGCTGTAGCGTTTACATATCCACGCTGACGCTCACTTCCATCGCGATTGACAGATTTTTCGTCATAATTTATCCCTTTCATCCGCGCATGAAGCTGTCCACGTGCATCGGcatcataattttcatttgggtGATATCGCTGCTCGTGACATTCCCGTATGGGTTATATGTGAAGGTCGCGGATTACAACGGGACGAAGTATTGTGAGGAGCATTGGCCATCGGAGGAGATCCGAAAAGTGTTCAGTTCGACGACGTCAACGTTGCAGTTTGTGCTGCCCTTTGTTATAATTGCCTTTTGTTACATTTGTGTGTCGGTGCGATTGAATGATAGGACACGAGCGCGACCCGGCAACACAAATTCGCGTCGCGAGGAACAAGACAGGGATcggaaaaaacgaacaaatcgCATGTTGATTGCGATGGTGGCTATTTTCGGTATTTCATGGCTCCCGTTGAACGTCGTGAACATCCTGAACGACTTTGAGTCGTACATCAATTGTTGGCGTTACTACAACGTGCTTTTCTTCATCTCACATCTGACGGCAATGGCTTCGACGAGTTACAATCCCTTCTTGTATGCCTGGCTCAACGAGAATTTCCGCAAAGAATTCAAGCAGGTCCTGCCTTGTTTTGATCCGTCACGAGGGCGAACGGCAAACGGCAGTGGCGGCAAAGGAGCATGGCGTTCGGAGCGCACATGCAACGGCAACAACGACACAGTACAGGAATCCCTCTTGCCCTCCAGTTGTCTCAAAGGAATGGAAATTAAACCACGAGATCCTGCCAAGGAAGCGGGAATGCGTGCCTCGATCCGATCAAGTGCGCGAACCACCGACACAATTTTACTGTCTGAAGTaacgccgccgccgccgcccgTGCAATCACAAGGCACAATAATGCTGCCATCAGGTGTCCTCGAAACCCCTTTTGAGTCAAATACGGGAACAACGACGGGCAGAAATGGCGTCGGAAACGGAGGTCTTATTTCGCCAATTGAACCAACGAAGCTAAGCAGCACCGATACATCAACTTCCATAATTTTGCTTGACACACAGCCGCCCGACGAGAAATCAGAAAAATCTTCGCTGGATCAAATTCTgtaa